The Armatimonadota bacterium genome includes a window with the following:
- a CDS encoding M3 family oligoendopeptidase: MVAEALPRWNMSSVFPSLDSQEYIDAVARYDQSIAQMEERFDAAGIRRTEALPWTDAVREAADSALAQWNELLERQRVLMAYTHCFVACDSRDELAQAKLSELSGREPRIGALIARFTGWIGAIDVEQWIAQSPLAADHAFAIRKQKTQASKMMSEPEEILASELGQYGGRAWSRFYGNFSSQIMVTIHREGKTETIPMSMARNLAFDPDRNVREAAYHAELDAWKANALPIAAAMNSLKGATMHLAKKRGWGDPLNAALFENHIDRETLDAMMGAARRAFPDFRRFYKAKAKALGLSRLTWYDLYAPVGASKREWSWDEAVRFVAEGFADYSDKLSRFARRSSDEGWIDAEPRPGKRDGAFCTGIQRDESRVFMNFKPSFLSVSTLAHELGHAYHNVCLANRTPLQRQTPMCLAETASIFCETIIQNAALRDADRDEQLMILDGALERSSGVTVDITSRFIFEQTVMAKRQDRELSAQEMCQIMREAQLDTYGDGLDPDCLHEYAWAAKPHYYGSTYYNYPYMFGLLFGLGLYALYQKDPEPFRDAYDDLLSSTGLDDAQTLANRYGFDLKSPAFWEASLDFVRRDIDRFVELVG; encoded by the coding sequence ATGGTTGCCGAAGCCCTTCCCCGCTGGAACATGTCGTCCGTCTTTCCCAGCCTCGATTCGCAAGAGTATATAGACGCGGTCGCCCGATATGATCAGTCGATCGCCCAAATGGAGGAGCGCTTTGATGCCGCCGGCATTCGCCGAACCGAGGCCTTGCCGTGGACCGACGCTGTCCGAGAGGCTGCGGATTCTGCTCTGGCGCAATGGAACGAACTGCTCGAGCGCCAGCGCGTGCTGATGGCTTATACGCACTGTTTTGTGGCGTGCGATTCGCGCGACGAGTTGGCACAGGCCAAACTGAGCGAATTGAGCGGGCGCGAGCCTCGAATCGGGGCGCTGATCGCTCGATTCACGGGCTGGATAGGCGCTATCGATGTGGAGCAGTGGATCGCTCAATCGCCGTTGGCGGCTGATCATGCCTTTGCCATTCGCAAGCAGAAGACTCAGGCTTCTAAGATGATGTCGGAGCCGGAGGAGATTTTGGCCAGCGAACTGGGACAGTACGGCGGCCGGGCGTGGAGCCGGTTTTACGGCAACTTCAGTTCGCAGATCATGGTAACGATCCATCGCGAGGGCAAGACCGAGACGATTCCTATGAGCATGGCGCGAAACCTAGCGTTCGATCCGGATCGCAATGTGCGCGAGGCTGCCTATCATGCGGAATTGGACGCTTGGAAGGCCAATGCGCTGCCCATCGCCGCGGCGATGAACAGTCTGAAGGGCGCGACGATGCACCTGGCCAAGAAGCGCGGCTGGGGCGACCCTCTGAATGCGGCCTTGTTTGAGAATCATATCGACCGGGAGACATTGGACGCGATGATGGGCGCGGCGCGGCGGGCGTTTCCCGATTTTCGACGCTTTTACAAGGCAAAGGCAAAGGCACTGGGGCTGTCGCGGCTGACCTGGTACGACCTGTACGCGCCGGTCGGGGCATCGAAGCGGGAATGGAGTTGGGACGAGGCGGTTCGGTTCGTCGCGGAGGGTTTTGCCGACTATTCCGATAAGCTGAGCCGGTTTGCTCGCCGCTCGTCCGATGAAGGTTGGATCGATGCCGAGCCGAGGCCGGGCAAACGGGACGGCGCTTTTTGCACCGGCATCCAGCGAGACGAATCGCGCGTGTTCATGAACTTTAAGCCTTCGTTCCTATCGGTCAGCACCCTGGCGCACGAGTTGGGGCACGCTTATCACAACGTCTGTCTGGCCAATAGAACGCCGTTGCAGCGTCAAACGCCGATGTGTCTGGCCGAGACAGCCAGCATCTTCTGCGAGACGATCATCCAGAACGCGGCCCTGCGCGATGCCGACCGAGACGAGCAATTGATGATTTTGGACGGTGCTTTGGAGCGTTCGTCCGGGGTTACCGTCGATATCACCAGCCGGTTTATCTTTGAGCAGACGGTGATGGCCAAGCGTCAAGATCGCGAACTTTCGGCGCAGGAGATGTGTCAGATCATGCGAGAGGCTCAGCTCGATACGTATGGCGACGGGCTTGATCCAGACTGCTTGCACGAATACGCTTGGGCCGCCAAGCCCCATTATTACGGCTCGACTTACTACAACTACCCGTACATGTTCGGGCTGCTGTTCGGCTTAGGGCTGTACGCGCTCTATCAGAAAGACCCTGAGCCGTTCCGAGACGCCTACGACGATTTGCTCAGTTCGACCGGGCTGGACGACGCGCAGACATTGGCCAATCGGTATGGATTCGACCTGAAAAGCCCGGCGTTTTGGGAGGCCAGCTTAGACTTTGTGCGGCGCGACATCGACCGATTTGTCGAATTGGTCGGCTAA
- a CDS encoding nuclear transport factor 2 family protein yields MKRLLLLGAATALLTASAQDLAQLKKQIEAEYAKYAAAMAAKKPKEVESYMAPDFVLVTTEGIMYNRVQAINSYRLGITRMNNIRTTIKIEKIRMDKDRVICNTVEDTTCDIRQNDGKVRKYRRTAGIEETWRKIDGKWRIARTIEKRASTYIDGKLYDAKALKNLGK; encoded by the coding sequence ATGAAGAGACTATTACTGCTCGGCGCGGCGACGGCGCTTTTGACCGCATCGGCTCAAGACCTTGCACAGCTGAAAAAACAGATCGAAGCGGAATACGCCAAATATGCCGCTGCTATGGCTGCCAAGAAACCTAAGGAAGTAGAAAGTTATATGGCCCCGGACTTCGTGCTGGTAACGACCGAAGGCATTATGTACAATCGTGTTCAGGCCATCAATTCGTACCGATTGGGCATCACGCGGATGAACAACATCCGCACCACTATCAAGATCGAAAAGATAAGAATGGACAAGGATCGCGTGATTTGCAACACGGTTGAGGATACGACCTGTGACATAAGGCAGAACGACGGCAAGGTTCGCAAGTATCGACGAACGGCCGGGATCGAGGAGACTTGGCGCAAGATCGATGGCAAGTGGCGCATTGCAAGGACGATCGAGAAGCGCGCCAGCACCTACATCGACGGCAAACTCTACGATGCGAAAGCGCTCAAGAACCTGGGCAAGTAG